Within Pseudomonas paeninsulae, the genomic segment CAGGTCTGTACGGCGCGGCTCAGGTTGAGCACCAGCACATCCTGCAGATCCAGGTCACTCTCCAGAGTGGCGACATCGGCAGGCGTCTTGTCGCGTACGCGTGCCAGGCAGCGCTGCAGCGAGTCCAGTTTGCGTTCGATGATCAGCCTATCCATGCTTGCCTCCGTTCGGCGAGCATGCGCTCGACATAGGGCATGAAGTCCTCATTGCTGAGGATATGTCGTGTTATCCATTGCGCATGCAGAGCGGCATCGCCGCGTATACGCACGCCATGCCGGAGAATCTGGCCCAGCAAGGGTTCGCCGACGCCGGCGAGGTCGATCAGATCCACGGGGCGGCCTGTGGACGAGGCGATGTCCGAGATCAGGCGGACCTTGTTCGCAACGTTCAGTGGCGCTGCCGTCAGGACGGCAACGTCCACATCGCTGTCCGGCCTGGCCCGACCGCTGGCGACCGAACCGAATACATAGGCCAGCCTTACATCCGGATGCTGCGCCAAGGCAGCTTCGACCGCTTCGATCGTCATGGTGTGCCTCGCTATGGGATGCGAACAATCATGGCATAGAACCGAGCGGCCAGGAAAAAGTCCAGACTCGCGGCCCGGTTTTCGTCCCGCTGGCCGGAGGTTGAGGCCGCCATCGGGCGCTCAGGACGCTCCGCGCCCGCCGTGCCGAGACGCAGAGCGTCTCTGGCAGCGTGGGAACGATGAATAGCTATTGGCATGGGTACGGCGCTTGTAGGAGCCAGCTTGCTGGCGATGCTTTTCGCCGCTATGGGTCGCCAGCAAGCTGGCTCCTACGAAGGCTTAGGCCTCTCGCAGTTCGTAGGCTGGGTTAGCCGAAGGCGTAACCCGCCAACCGGTCGTTAGGCCGGCGATGGTGTTGCCTTATGACATCAATGGTGGGTTACGCCGCTACGCGGCTAACCCACCCTACGGGCTTAAGTTGATGACATTGACCCGTCAGCTGCGGCGTACCGGCTGATGCCATGTTGGGTTACGCGGCGGTTCGAGTTTGGATTTGATTCGGAATAGGTGCCCGCTGCTAACCCAGCCGAGCTGCATGCCCACGCGAACGGTTCGACGCCTCGACGTGGGAGCGATCAGATTAGTACGCCTTCCTCGCCTATGGGAGCATGCCGCCCTGTGCCGAGGGGATGCCTATAACACGCTCTGTCGCTTAGACGTTGTCCTGCAGCATGTGCAAGTTAGACGCGGCCATAAGCGCCAGGCGATTCTGCTCACTAAGGTCGACGAATTCGACCCCGGTGGTCACGCAGGGTTGCTCCATCTGTTCCTGCTGAACACTGCGCACCATGGCTTTCAGATCCATGTAGATATCGATGCCACCGGGGTTGATGCGAAACGTCAGACGGACTTCCTCGTCCCGATTGGCAAAGGTGGCTGGGCTGGTAATTTTCGCTCCGCCCAAGCTGAGGTCTGCGATGCGACCTGAGCTGCTGCCGCGAGGCCCGTTGATGGCGGTCACCAGATCGATGCGGGATCGCGCCGATTTACGAATTCGCATCGACTGTACATCGACCGGATACGCCAGGTGCAGATAGGGGAATGGCTTAAGCTGGGTTTTCAGTACCCGGGTGCGGTAGGCCAGGGCATGTTGGCCGACAAAGCTACGCACCAGAAAAATCTGTCCCTCGCGCACGAACAGCAGCTTGCCATTGGCGTAGGGCGCCGTAACCAGCAGGCTGAAGGGTGCCAGGTGGCCGACGACCTTGACCGTGTAACGTTCGGTGTTCTTTTCGGTGCTCTGCTGTAACTGGATGGTATCGCCTGGCGCCAGTTGCAGGCGAAAGGGCGACTCCAGTGTGTCACCGTCACCGCCCACCGCCAGTGCTGGCGTTTCGGCGTCTTCGCGAAACAGCTCCAGACGCAAGACATCCGCAAGATCGGCTTGCGCTATCGCCTCGCCGGCGGGGTAGAGCACTTTGCCTTGCGCGTTTCGTAGCGACCAGGACAGCGGCTGTTCGCTTTCTATCTCATCAGGTGCAACGGGGATCAGGGGCACGCAGATACTCCATATGCCAAAAAATCCAAGGGCGCTGCGACTGTAACAGGAAGATGGCTAAATGCATCCATATGCTCTGCCATGGGGCACCATGCCGCCGTAATCAAAACCTCGCGCCGAGGGCGACGCTCCTACACAAACCCCGCGATCTCCTAATGTAGGAGCGGCGCCCCGCCGCGAAGGGCCGCAGGCCCGTCAAATAAACGCGAACCGTGCCAGGCCCAGAGAACAGCAACGGCAACTACAAACCTCGCGCCGGGGGCGACGCTCCTACACAAACCCCGCGATCACCTGTAGGAGCGGCGCCCCGCCGCGAAGGGCCGCAGGCCCGTCAAATAAACGCGAACCGTGCCAGGCCCAGAGAACAGCAACAGCAGCAACAAAACCTCGCGCCGAGGTTCGCAACGCCGCCCGCACGCGCCTACAAAAGCGCACACCGCTCGTGGCGATGGCGGGCCATCGAAACTCATTGATGGCCTATGGCCTAAAGAAATGTGCAGACCGGTCGAAAAGCTATTCAAGCGGGCTTGCTGAATGAGTTCGCTGGCGTGATACAGGTTGAAATGGGGTTGCAAAAGAATTTTGATTTGCCCCCTCAAGCTCACCGAAGCGGCGCCGATACAAGTTACGAATGCGAACTTTATGGGTGCCTGGGCACTGCCCTCCCTAAGTCGCACGCTCAGGCAAACACGCTAGTCCTTGGAGGACACCATCATGGCTCTTACCGTCAATACCAACGTTGCGTCGCTCAATGCCCAACGTAACCTGAACAAGTCGTCTTCGGCCCTCGCCACCACCATGGAGCGTTTGTCCACGGGTTCGCGCATCAACAGCGCCAAGGACGATGCCGCCGGCTTGCAGATCGCCAACCGCCTGACCAGCCAAGTCAATGGTTTGAGTGTGGCGGTGAAGAACGCCAACAACGGCATCTCCATCGCGCAGACCGCAGAAGGTGCTCTGCAAGAGTCGACCAATATCATGCAGCGCATGCGTGACCTGGCGCTGCAATCGTCAAACGGCTCCAACAGCAGTTCCGAGCGTACCGCTTTGCAACAAGAATTCACTGCCCTGTCTGGCGAGCTGACCCGTATTTCCGGGACCACCACCTTCGGTGGTAAGAATCTGCTGGACGGCTCGCTGAACAATGCCAGTTTCCAGGTCGGCTCCAATGCCAACGAAACCGTTTCGTTCAGTCTGGGTGATATGAGCGCCGCAGCCCTGAAGGGCTCATCCAGCGCCGCCCAGGCGACTGGTACTGCGCCTAGCAATATGGCGGCCAGCGTTACCGGCGGTGTTATTCAGGCCGATACAACCACTGGTGCCACTACTGGTACCGGTCCAGTTGCGGGTACCTTGACCGATCTCGCAATCGCGTTCAGCTCCACATCGGTTACGTTGGGCGCTACTTCAGTCGATATGTCGAGTGTTACTGACGATGCATCAATGAAGGCAGCGTTGGATATCGCTGCATCGACTGCGGGTTACATGGTTGCCAACGGAACGAATGCTGGTGAATACACTATTACTGGCACAGGCTTGGTTTCAGTATCAATTGACGGCGGTGCGGTTTCCACTAACGGTGCCGATGCTGTTCAGGCCGATCCTGGTACCACCACCACCGGTCCAGCTACCGGCACTTCCGTAATTGGCCGCAGCACCGCTGGCGGTGTCAACGTTAACGGTATAACTGTTGCCATCGCTGCCGACGCTACGGCTGATGCTGTTTTAACCGCTATCAATGCCGAGACAGCCACCACTGGCGTTACTGCAGCCCTCACGGATGGTCGTATTTCCCTGACCTCTGCTAACGGTAAGGAAGTGAAGCTCGCCGATACCGTGGGTGGCTCGCTTAAAGGCCTGGGTCTGACGGCAGGTACCACTTCTGCCAAGTTGACCGTGGATACGTCGGTGACGCTCAATGGCACCGAGATCAAGCTGGCCAAGGGCAGTGACATGGATTCCATTGTCACCAGCATCAACACCGCCAGCACCGGCGTGAGTGCGAGTAAGAATACTGACGGGACTCTGGCGCTGTTCTCAGGTGGTGACTTCACCGTGGCGGATGGTGCTAACGGTACCGGTTTGGCGACATTGGGCCTGACAGCGGCAGCAGGTGCGAACGCTGCGGTGAAGGTAGAATCTTCAATCAGCAACCTGGATATCACCTCCGCCGAAGGCGCCCAGCAAGCCATCCAGGTACTGGACGGGGCGATTCAGCAAGTGGACAGCGAGCGGGCCAAACTCGGTGCGGTACAGAACCGCTTCGATTCGACCATCAGCAACCTGAACAACATCTCGGAAAACGCCTCGGCTGCCCGTGGTCGCATCACCGACACCGACTATGCCGTGGAAACCGCCAACCTGAGCAAGAACCAGATCATGCAACAGGCCGGCACCGCGATTCTGGCCCAGGCCAACCAGCTGCCCCAGGCGGTGCTCAGCCTACTGCAGTAAGCCAATCGGCAACTTAAGGTGAACTTGCGGGGAGAAGTGCATGGCGCTTCTCCCTGTTTTGCCATCAAGAGGGTGAAGCAATGGACGTTTTTTTTCCCCATGGACCGGCCGTTGGTGCGGCGCAAGCCGTTCGGTCGGGCGAGTTGCGTGGCGAGCGCCAGCCGACAGTCGCCGCAAAGACCTCGGTCGAAACAACACAGGGTGAGCCCAAGGATGAGCGCCAGCCGCTGGAGCAGGCAGTATCAAACATCGAGAGTTTTGTACAGAATATTCGCCGTGACCTGGATTTTGCCCTGGACGATTCGAGTGGCCGGGTGGTGGTCAAGGTGACGGACCGGGTTTCCGGCGAGGTGGTGCGGCAGATTCCTTCAGAAGAAGCGCTGCGTTTGGCGGAAAATCTGGAGGAGGTGCGCAGTCTGCTGTTCCAGGCCGAGGCCTGACGGCACGATTTTTGAAAGGCTTATGGTCTTAGCGGCGCAAGCGTCAAACCCATGACGAGGTGGACAAGATGGTAGGCATAACGGGTATCGGTTCCGGCATCGACATCGACAGTATGGTCGGTGCCCTGGTGGGGGCGGAAAAAGCGCCGAAAGAGGCGCAGCTTTCACGCCTGGAAAAGGCCACTACTTCGAAAATCTCTGCCTTGGGCCAGCTCAATAGCGCCTTGAACAGCTTTCAAACCGCGCTAAAAAAACTCAACGATATCAGCTTGTTCGAAAAGCGCAGTGCCAGTTCTTCAAATAGCAGCCTGGTTACGGCCACTGCCAGTAAAACTGCTCAGGCCGGCAATTACAGCCTCAAGGTGGAGGCCTTGGCCAGCGGTAGCAAAGCGGCCAGCAGGTCTCTGGCGGGTGATTTTTCCACCGGTGCAGCAGGTACTCTGACCGTCAAGCTGGGGGCAGATGATCCCGGTATCAGCGTGGACATCGCTGAAGGCTTGAGCCTGGGCCAGGTGCGCGATGCACTGAATAGCCAACTCAAGGACAGCGGCATCAGTGCCAACCTGGTGACCAACCCTGAGGACGGCAAGACGCGCCTGATCATGACCTCGAGCAACACCGGGGCCGGCAAGGATGTGCAGATCGAGGCCGGGGCGGGTCTTGAGGCGTTGGCTATCGGTGGCGGCCTGCTGAATCAGGATGATCCAGGCTACGCCAGTCAGAGCGGAGTGCTGGAGGCCTCTAGCAATGCCAAGTTCAGTATCGATGGCTTGGCGCTGCAGAGTGCGAGCAATACCGTCGACGGCGCTATCCCTGAGGTGACGTTCAATCTGCTGGCGGCGGACAAGGACAAAACGGTTACGGTTAAGGTTGCGCAGGACCAGTCCGGGGTGACGACGAATATCAAGAAGTTCGTCGAGGCTTACAATTCGCTGATGTCCACGACTCAGTCATTGACCAGCGTGACCTCAGTTGGCGAGGGCAAGGAACCCGTGACGGGCAGCTTGCTCGGGGATTCCAGTGTGCGCGGCCTGCTTTCAACTATTCGTAACCAGCTGGCCTCGCCAGCCGCGCAGGAGGGTGTGCGGGTGCTGAGCGAACTGGGGATTACCACGCAGAAGGACGGCACCCTGGCGATCGATGATGCCAAGCTGTCCAGCGCACTCGAGAGCAATTTTGACGCGGTCGGGGCCTTCTTTACTGGTGACAGCGGCCTGATGAACCGCCTGAGCAGTCAGGTCGATGGCTATGTTAAATCTGACGGCATACTTAATCAGCGCATCAGTGGTCTACAAAAGACCATCAACAGCGTTGATGAGCAGCGTGAAGCATTGAATCTGCGTATCGATAAACTGCAGGCGCGGCTGTATTCCCAGTTCAATGCAATGGACTCCCTGGTGGCGCAATTGACCCAGACCAGTGACTGGCTAACCAGCTCGCTGGACAGCCTTCCTGGCTTTGTGAACAAGAACAAATAAGGCATGAGCAACCCCTTCGATACCTACACAGGTGTCCCGCTCAGTTCGGAAATCAGCGCTTACCCTGTCGTGCGGATGACGCGATCACCTTGAGCAGGTGCAGGTGTTGCTGTAAGTCCCTCACGTTTGCCTCCACTATTAGCCCGGAAATTAAGCCAGAAGCGTTCTGTGTATGGCCTCGCGCCTTGGTGACTGTGGACGCTAGCGGCCTGTGTGGCTAGTTCACTTAGTCAATTTCGGCGCCTGAATCCCTGATGCTGCCTTGCCGCTCCTCACCATAACCCGCTATGACTCGTCGCAGCGCCTTGCCTCTGAGCCCCAGCCATCTGAGCTTGAGTTAACCAACTAACCGTATAGGCCACTGGCCGATAGTTGTGTATCAGCCTTTTTAATAAAGTTGCGAAGTTCTTTTCCTCGCGCCCCTAAAGCTGCCTCTGTTATTGCCGATAACTGAAGTATTCCCGAAACACACTGGAGTACCTTCAGCATGAACGCGATGGCAGCAATGCGGCAGTATCAAAGCGTCAACACCCAGGCCCAGGCCGTGGATGCCAGCCCTCATCGGTT encodes:
- the mntA gene encoding type VII toxin-antitoxin system MntA family adenylyltransferase antitoxin — its product is MTIEAVEAALAQHPDVRLAYVFGSVASGRARPDSDVDVAVLTAAPLNVANKVRLISDIASSTGRPVDLIDLAGVGEPLLGQILRHGVRIRGDAALHAQWITRHILSNEDFMPYVERMLAERRQAWIG
- a CDS encoding flagellar brake protein, giving the protein MPLIPVAPDEIESEQPLSWSLRNAQGKVLYPAGEAIAQADLADVLRLELFREDAETPALAVGGDGDTLESPFRLQLAPGDTIQLQQSTEKNTERYTVKVVGHLAPFSLLVTAPYANGKLLFVREGQIFLVRSFVGQHALAYRTRVLKTQLKPFPYLHLAYPVDVQSMRIRKSARSRIDLVTAINGPRGSSSGRIADLSLGGAKITSPATFANRDEEVRLTFRINPGGIDIYMDLKAMVRSVQQEQMEQPCVTTGVEFVDLSEQNRLALMAASNLHMLQDNV
- a CDS encoding flagellin N-terminal helical domain-containing protein, which codes for MALTVNTNVASLNAQRNLNKSSSALATTMERLSTGSRINSAKDDAAGLQIANRLTSQVNGLSVAVKNANNGISIAQTAEGALQESTNIMQRMRDLALQSSNGSNSSSERTALQQEFTALSGELTRISGTTTFGGKNLLDGSLNNASFQVGSNANETVSFSLGDMSAAALKGSSSAAQATGTAPSNMAASVTGGVIQADTTTGATTGTGPVAGTLTDLAIAFSSTSVTLGATSVDMSSVTDDASMKAALDIAASTAGYMVANGTNAGEYTITGTGLVSVSIDGGAVSTNGADAVQADPGTTTTGPATGTSVIGRSTAGGVNVNGITVAIAADATADAVLTAINAETATTGVTAALTDGRISLTSANGKEVKLADTVGGSLKGLGLTAGTTSAKLTVDTSVTLNGTEIKLAKGSDMDSIVTSINTASTGVSASKNTDGTLALFSGGDFTVADGANGTGLATLGLTAAAGANAAVKVESSISNLDITSAEGAQQAIQVLDGAIQQVDSERAKLGAVQNRFDSTISNLNNISENASAARGRITDTDYAVETANLSKNQIMQQAGTAILAQANQLPQAVLSLLQ
- a CDS encoding flagellar protein FlaG, producing the protein MDVFFPHGPAVGAAQAVRSGELRGERQPTVAAKTSVETTQGEPKDERQPLEQAVSNIESFVQNIRRDLDFALDDSSGRVVVKVTDRVSGEVVRQIPSEEALRLAENLEEVRSLLFQAEA
- the fliD gene encoding flagellar filament capping protein FliD — protein: MVGITGIGSGIDIDSMVGALVGAEKAPKEAQLSRLEKATTSKISALGQLNSALNSFQTALKKLNDISLFEKRSASSSNSSLVTATASKTAQAGNYSLKVEALASGSKAASRSLAGDFSTGAAGTLTVKLGADDPGISVDIAEGLSLGQVRDALNSQLKDSGISANLVTNPEDGKTRLIMTSSNTGAGKDVQIEAGAGLEALAIGGGLLNQDDPGYASQSGVLEASSNAKFSIDGLALQSASNTVDGAIPEVTFNLLAADKDKTVTVKVAQDQSGVTTNIKKFVEAYNSLMSTTQSLTSVTSVGEGKEPVTGSLLGDSSVRGLLSTIRNQLASPAAQEGVRVLSELGITTQKDGTLAIDDAKLSSALESNFDAVGAFFTGDSGLMNRLSSQVDGYVKSDGILNQRISGLQKTINSVDEQREALNLRIDKLQARLYSQFNAMDSLVAQLTQTSDWLTSSLDSLPGFVNKNK